One segment of Tamlana crocina DNA contains the following:
- a CDS encoding 5-(carboxyamino)imidazole ribonucleotide synthase produces MNYFSSDFKLGILGGGQLGKMLLYNTRKFDIYTCVLEASEDAPCKIACDEFHLGNLMDFDAVYNFGKQVDVLTIEIENVNVDALEALEKEGVKVYPASKTLRTIQNKAKQKLFYVDNDLPTAPFTRFAYLSEIEDAVENGGLQLPFVWKAAQFGYDGNGVKVVRKLSDLEGLPKGECIAENLVPFKNELAVIVARNASGDIKTYPVVEMEFHPEANQVEYVICPARIDETVARKAQEVALNVSKAFNHVGLLAVEMFQTQDDQILINEVAPRPHNSGHQTIEASYTSQFEQHVRAILDLPLGRTDSKVGGVMVNLVGAEGYTGNVVYQNIESIMKMDGVTPHIYGKKQTRPFRKMGHVTIVNEDLSQARKVAEDVKKTIKVISK; encoded by the coding sequence ATGAATTACTTTTCTTCAGATTTTAAACTCGGTATTTTAGGTGGCGGACAACTTGGAAAAATGCTGCTTTACAATACCAGAAAATTTGATATTTACACTTGTGTGTTAGAAGCGAGCGAAGATGCACCATGTAAAATTGCATGCGATGAATTCCATTTGGGCAATTTAATGGATTTTGATGCCGTTTACAACTTCGGAAAACAAGTAGATGTATTGACTATTGAAATTGAAAACGTAAACGTTGATGCTCTGGAAGCCCTTGAAAAAGAAGGCGTAAAAGTATATCCAGCTTCAAAAACACTACGTACCATTCAAAATAAAGCGAAGCAAAAATTGTTTTATGTTGACAACGATTTGCCAACGGCACCATTTACCCGTTTTGCCTACCTTTCTGAAATTGAAGATGCCGTTGAAAACGGTGGACTCCAATTGCCATTTGTTTGGAAGGCGGCACAATTTGGTTACGACGGCAACGGTGTTAAAGTGGTTCGTAAACTTTCAGATTTGGAAGGTTTGCCAAAAGGCGAATGTATTGCCGAAAACTTAGTGCCTTTTAAAAACGAGTTGGCCGTAATTGTTGCCAGAAACGCATCGGGCGACATCAAAACCTATCCGGTTGTAGAAATGGAATTCCACCCCGAAGCCAACCAAGTGGAATACGTTATTTGCCCGGCACGAATTGACGAAACGGTTGCCAGAAAAGCGCAAGAAGTAGCCTTAAACGTTTCAAAGGCGTTCAACCATGTTGGTTTGTTGGCTGTAGAGATGTTCCAAACCCAAGACGACCAAATTTTAATCAACGAAGTTGCGCCACGCCCCCACAACTCGGGGCACCAAACCATTGAGGCTAGTTATACTTCACAATTCGAGCAACATGTTCGGGCCATTTTAGATTTACCTTTGGGGAGAACCGACAGCAAAGTGGGCGGTGTTATGGTGAACCTTGTCGGTGCCGAGGGCTACACTGGAAACGTAGTGTACCAAAACATAGAAAGCATCATGAAAATGGATGGGGTTACCCCACACATTTATGGCAAAAAACAAACCCGACCGTTCCGAAAAATGGGTCATGTTACCATTGTTAATGAAGATTTAAGTCAAGCTAGAAAAGTGGCCGAAGACGTAAAGAAAACAATAAAAGTGATCAGTAAATAA
- a CDS encoding DUF2200 domain-containing protein → MKASPEHNARIAKMTFASVYPHYVTKVEKKGRTKEELHQVMEWLTGFNHEKIKELIDEKVTFETFFEKAKLNPNAHFIKGVICGYRIEEIENQLTRNVRYLDKLVDELAKGKKMEKILRTG, encoded by the coding sequence ATGAAAGCTAGCCCAGAACATAACGCCCGAATAGCAAAAATGACCTTTGCATCGGTTTACCCACATTACGTTACAAAAGTTGAAAAAAAGGGTAGAACAAAAGAAGAATTGCACCAAGTCATGGAATGGCTTACTGGGTTTAACCATGAAAAAATAAAGGAATTGATTGATGAAAAAGTGACTTTTGAAACTTTTTTTGAGAAAGCCAAACTAAACCCGAATGCACATTTTATAAAAGGGGTTATTTGTGGTTACCGTATTGAAGAAATTGAAAACCAACTGACCCGAAACGTACGGTATTTGGATAAGTTGGTGGACGAATTGGCCAAAGGCAAGAAAATGGAAAAGATTTTACGGACTGGGTAA
- a CDS encoding adenylate kinase produces MIKLHDKYFKPFISAKQIDEALQRMANDIAKDVGDEVPVFVGILNGSFMLTSDFVKKYPNTCEVTFIKLASYEGLKSSEDIQRLIGLTQDLTGRTVIILEDIIDSGKTLAEVHRIFKNEKVKSLKIATLFYKPEAYKKDFKLHYVGIEIPDKFIVGYGLDYDGLGRNLTEVYQIKQTQHMTNLVLFGPPGAGKGTQAEFLKEKYNLVHISTGDVFRFNIKNETALGMLAKSYIDKGELVPDQVTIDMLNAEVEKNTDAKGFIFDGFPRTNAQAEALDKLMDSKDSQINAMIALEVEDEILVKRLIGRGKTSGRADDADESIIRNRIKEYYDKTAILKDYYSAQSKYYGVNGVGSIEDITERLSKVIDNL; encoded by the coding sequence GTGATTAAGCTACACGACAAATATTTTAAACCGTTTATTTCGGCGAAGCAAATTGATGAAGCGTTGCAGCGAATGGCTAACGATATAGCCAAAGATGTGGGCGACGAGGTTCCTGTGTTTGTGGGCATTTTGAATGGGTCGTTTATGCTAACGAGCGATTTTGTGAAAAAATACCCGAATACCTGCGAAGTAACCTTTATAAAATTGGCATCGTACGAAGGTTTAAAATCTTCTGAAGACATCCAAAGATTGATAGGGTTGACCCAAGATTTAACAGGGCGCACCGTTATTATTTTAGAAGATATTATCGATTCTGGCAAAACACTGGCCGAGGTACACCGCATTTTCAAAAACGAAAAGGTGAAATCGTTAAAAATAGCCACGCTGTTTTACAAGCCCGAAGCCTATAAAAAAGACTTTAAATTGCACTATGTGGGTATTGAAATTCCCGATAAATTCATTGTGGGCTACGGATTGGACTACGATGGTTTGGGGCGCAACCTCACAGAAGTGTATCAAATTAAACAAACACAACATATGACAAACTTAGTATTATTTGGCCCTCCGGGAGCAGGGAAGGGAACGCAAGCAGAATTTTTAAAGGAAAAGTACAATTTGGTGCATATTTCTACCGGCGATGTTTTTAGGTTCAATATCAAAAACGAAACCGCTTTGGGGATGTTGGCTAAATCATACATCGATAAAGGTGAGCTCGTTCCAGACCAAGTAACTATTGATATGTTGAATGCTGAAGTAGAAAAAAACACGGATGCCAAAGGGTTTATTTTTGACGGTTTTCCACGTACCAATGCGCAGGCCGAAGCTTTAGATAAGTTGATGGACAGTAAAGATTCGCAAATTAATGCGATGATTGCTTTGGAGGTTGAAGACGAAATTTTGGTAAAGCGCCTTATTGGAAGAGGAAAAACCAGCGGAAGAGCTGATGATGCCGATGAATCTATCATTAGAAACCGAATCAAGGAATACTACGATAAAACTGCCATTTTAAAGGATTACTATTCTGCACAGAGTAAATATTACGGCGTTAACGGCGTAGGCAGTATAGAAGATATTACCGAGCGATTGAGCAAGGTGATTGACAATTTGTAA
- the obgE gene encoding GTPase ObgE, producing the protein MTEGNFVDYVKMYVASGNGGKGSAHLHREKYIAKGGPDGGDGGRGGHVIIRGNSNLWTLFHLKFKKHVRAGHGEHGSSNRSFGADGEDAYIDVPLGTVVRDTETNQILFEITEDGEEKILAEGGKGGLGNWHFKSSTNQTPRYAQPGLPMEEKYITMELKVLADVGLVGFPNAGKSTLLSVVTSAKPKIADYEFTTLKPNLGIVKYRDFQTFVMADIPGIIEGAAEGKGLGHYFLRHIERNSILLFLIPADADDIKKQYDILLDELRRYNPEMLDKERIIAISKSDMLDEELKAELKAELDDELPIPYLFISSVAQKGITELKDQLWKMLNA; encoded by the coding sequence ATGACAGAAGGAAATTTTGTTGACTACGTAAAAATGTATGTGGCTTCCGGAAACGGAGGTAAAGGCTCAGCTCACTTACACCGCGAAAAATATATTGCCAAAGGCGGGCCCGACGGCGGTGACGGTGGTCGTGGGGGACACGTTATTATCCGTGGCAACTCCAACCTTTGGACACTTTTTCATTTAAAGTTTAAAAAACACGTTCGTGCAGGCCACGGCGAGCACGGTAGTAGTAACCGAAGCTTCGGTGCTGATGGTGAAGACGCTTATATCGATGTACCATTGGGAACGGTGGTTCGCGATACAGAAACCAATCAAATTCTGTTTGAAATTACCGAAGACGGTGAAGAAAAAATACTGGCCGAAGGCGGTAAAGGCGGATTGGGGAACTGGCATTTTAAAAGTTCTACCAACCAAACGCCGCGATATGCCCAACCGGGATTACCCATGGAAGAAAAGTATATTACCATGGAGCTCAAAGTGTTGGCCGATGTGGGCTTGGTGGGCTTCCCCAATGCGGGGAAATCGACTTTGCTTTCGGTGGTGACTTCGGCAAAACCAAAAATTGCCGACTACGAATTCACCACGCTAAAACCTAATTTAGGGATTGTAAAATACCGTGATTTCCAAACTTTTGTAATGGCCGATATCCCTGGGATTATTGAGGGCGCTGCTGAAGGAAAAGGACTTGGGCATTACTTTTTACGTCATATTGAACGGAATTCTATTTTACTGTTTTTAATTCCTGCGGATGCCGACGATATTAAAAAGCAGTACGATATTCTGTTGGATGAATTGCGCCGCTACAACCCCGAAATGTTGGATAAAGAACGCATTATCGCCATATCAAAAAGTGATATGTTGGACGAGGAGCTAAAGGCCGAACTTAAAGCGGAACTGGACGACGAATTGCCCATTCCGTATTTGTTTATTTCATCGGTGGCCCAAAAAGGGATTACCGAACTAAAAGACCAGCTCTGGAAAATGTTGAATGCCTAA
- a CDS encoding YjjG family noncanonical pyrimidine nucleotidase: MKTNRITDIFFDLDHTLWDFDKNSALTFKKIFEINKLNLDVDAFLLHYEPINLKYWKLYREEQIEKEALRFSRLNDTFLAVGFSAEEALIRKLSKDYITHLTNFNYLFENTFEILDYLSAKYHLHIITNGFDEVQNTKLNKSKIHTYFKTITNSEIAGVKKPNPKIFNYALQLAQTTAQNSIMVGDNYEADILGAINIGMDVVHFDLGNHCPTQNGVKKINNLIQLKKYL; the protein is encoded by the coding sequence ATGAAAACTAACCGCATAACAGACATATTTTTCGATTTGGACCATACGCTGTGGGATTTCGATAAAAATTCGGCCTTAACCTTTAAAAAGATTTTTGAAATCAATAAACTCAATTTGGATGTCGATGCCTTTTTATTGCATTACGAACCCATCAACCTAAAATATTGGAAACTTTACCGCGAGGAACAAATTGAAAAAGAAGCCCTACGCTTTTCCCGTTTAAACGACACGTTTTTGGCCGTTGGATTTTCTGCGGAAGAGGCACTCATCCGTAAATTATCGAAAGACTATATCACGCATCTCACCAATTTCAATTATCTGTTTGAAAACACTTTTGAAATCTTGGATTACCTAAGTGCAAAATACCATTTGCACATCATCACCAATGGGTTTGACGAAGTACAGAACACCAAACTGAACAAATCTAAAATCCACACTTATTTTAAAACCATCACCAACTCCGAAATTGCGGGCGTAAAAAAGCCAAACCCAAAAATTTTCAACTACGCACTGCAATTGGCGCAAACCACCGCACAAAACAGCATTATGGTTGGCGACAATTATGAGGCCGATATTTTAGGCGCCATAAACATTGGCATGGACGTGGTGCATTTTGACTTGGGCAACCATTGCCCAACACAAAACGGCGTTAAAAAAATCAATAACCTCATACAATTAAAGAAATATTTGTAA
- a CDS encoding polysaccharide deacetylase family protein: MLLVYTHKISPRLKYVFRHICKRILGIEVNFTTQIEAFIAHDSLKMSYTTKQLGNEFFVKSHDILFEQGINDIEIHIHDWENTKCFFYVGEKSTIPFDIFSASFYLLSRYEEYLPHMKDEYGRFTATESLAFKEGFLHQPVVDIWVYKFKAALQKQFPDFEFPTKVYSIKPIIDVPSAYKYKLKGIMRTWGGIIKDLLNLRLKSIYTRFLVILGFMHDPYDTFKYIINRQKNSPFKFLFFFLIGDYTTYDKGINPNKKKYVSLIKHVGDYGLVGLKASFFAIENLSILKKEKLRMEEIINTSLGASRQSFSKLNLPESYRNLISLEIKEDYTMGYVDQIGFRAGSCTPFLFFDLDYEVQTPLKIVPYHVMDYALLKHRSLLDKRQVLNSIINEVKQVNGMFVPVFHNYTFSDHNRWSGFKELFNIILDSANEN; encoded by the coding sequence ATGTTACTAGTTTACACTCATAAAATATCGCCCCGTTTAAAATATGTGTTCAGGCACATTTGCAAACGTATTTTGGGTATAGAGGTAAACTTCACCACCCAAATTGAGGCTTTTATTGCCCATGACAGCCTAAAAATGTCGTACACCACCAAACAGCTGGGTAATGAATTTTTTGTAAAGAGTCACGATATTTTGTTTGAGCAGGGCATTAATGATATAGAAATCCATATCCATGACTGGGAAAACACCAAATGCTTCTTTTATGTGGGTGAAAAGAGCACCATCCCGTTCGATATTTTTTCAGCTTCATTTTACCTGCTATCCCGTTACGAGGAGTATCTTCCGCACATGAAGGATGAATACGGACGTTTTACGGCAACCGAAAGTTTGGCTTTCAAAGAAGGCTTTTTACATCAGCCCGTTGTGGATATCTGGGTGTATAAATTCAAAGCGGCACTACAAAAGCAGTTTCCGGATTTTGAATTTCCAACAAAGGTTTACAGCATAAAACCCATCATCGATGTGCCCAGTGCCTACAAATACAAACTGAAAGGCATTATGCGTACCTGGGGCGGTATTATTAAGGACCTTTTAAACCTGAGATTAAAAAGCATTTATACTCGGTTTTTGGTGATTTTAGGTTTTATGCACGACCCTTACGACACCTTCAAATACATCATCAACCGGCAAAAAAACAGTCCGTTTAAATTTTTATTTTTCTTTTTAATTGGCGATTATACCACTTACGATAAAGGCATCAACCCCAACAAGAAAAAGTACGTTTCGCTGATAAAACACGTAGGCGATTATGGTTTGGTGGGGCTCAAGGCTTCCTTTTTTGCCATAGAAAATCTGTCCATATTAAAGAAGGAAAAATTGAGAATGGAAGAGATTATCAATACGAGTTTGGGTGCTTCCCGGCAGTCGTTTTCAAAACTTAATTTGCCCGAATCGTACCGAAATCTCATTTCACTTGAAATAAAGGAAGATTACACCATGGGTTATGTGGACCAAATTGGCTTTAGGGCTGGATCGTGCACGCCGTTTTTGTTTTTCGATTTGGACTACGAAGTGCAAACGCCACTAAAAATAGTGCCGTACCATGTAATGGACTATGCCCTTTTAAAACACCGATCGTTGCTTGACAAAAGGCAAGTTTTAAACAGTATCATCAATGAAGTTAAACAAGTTAACGGCATGTTTGTTCCCGTTTTCCATAATTATACGTTTAGCGACCACAACCGTTGGAGTGGATTCAAGGAATTGTTTAACATCATACTGGATTCAGCAAATGAAAACTAA
- the purE gene encoding 5-(carboxyamino)imidazole ribonucleotide mutase, with amino-acid sequence MSKVGVIMGSKSDLPVMQDAIDILKGFDIEVEVDIVSAHRTPEKLFDYGQNAHTRGFSVIVAGAGGAAHLPGMIASLSPLPVIGVPVKSSNSIDGWDSVLSILQMPGGVPVATVALNGAKNAGILAAQIIGASDKCVLDKIVAYKEGLKIKVHESAKDL; translated from the coding sequence ATGAGTAAAGTAGGAGTTATTATGGGAAGCAAAAGCGACCTTCCCGTTATGCAAGATGCCATAGATATTTTAAAAGGATTTGATATTGAAGTAGAAGTCGATATTGTTTCGGCACACCGTACCCCCGAAAAACTTTTCGATTACGGTCAAAATGCGCACACTCGTGGTTTTTCCGTAATTGTGGCCGGTGCCGGTGGTGCTGCACATTTACCAGGCATGATTGCTTCTTTATCACCCCTGCCCGTTATTGGCGTGCCTGTAAAAAGCAGCAATTCCATCGACGGTTGGGATTCTGTATTATCCATTTTACAAATGCCGGGAGGCGTTCCCGTGGCAACCGTGGCACTTAACGGCGCAAAAAATGCCGGCATTTTAGCAGCACAAATAATTGGTGCGAGCGACAAATGTGTGCTCGACAAAATAGTAGCTTACAAAGAAGGACTTAAAATTAAGGTTCACGAATCGGCCAAAGACTTATAG
- a CDS encoding ion transporter, whose product MPKTVGVLKQYLKSIVEINDNKRSRYFAFFIQGLILLSIVTFSVETIPDLKPQTRMLLRVIEWFSVIVFTAEYLLRIYVADSKPKFIFSFFGIIDLLAILPFYLSFGLDLRSLRALRFLRLFRILKLVRYNNAMNHFTRAIKSAKEEILLFIFITLILIYFSAVGIYYFENEAQPEHFSSIFDSLWWAVITLTTVGYGDVYPITVGGKVFTFFILMIGLGIVAIPTGIISSALTKSVDKNEESR is encoded by the coding sequence ATGCCTAAAACCGTTGGCGTTTTGAAGCAGTACCTTAAAAGCATAGTTGAAATTAACGACAATAAAAGAAGTAGATATTTTGCTTTTTTTATTCAAGGTTTAATTCTGCTTTCCATTGTTACGTTTTCCGTTGAAACCATTCCCGATTTAAAACCTCAAACTCGAATGCTGCTCAGAGTCATTGAGTGGTTTAGCGTTATTGTTTTTACAGCGGAATACCTACTGAGAATTTATGTGGCCGATAGCAAACCCAAGTTCATTTTTAGTTTTTTTGGCATCATCGACCTGTTGGCTATTTTGCCTTTTTATTTGTCGTTTGGATTGGATTTAAGGTCGTTACGGGCATTGCGTTTTTTACGTTTATTCCGAATATTGAAATTGGTGCGTTATAACAACGCCATGAACCATTTTACACGCGCGATTAAATCGGCCAAAGAGGAAATTTTACTTTTTATATTCATCACCCTGATTTTAATATACTTTTCGGCCGTTGGTATTTACTATTTTGAAAACGAAGCACAGCCCGAGCATTTTTCGTCAATTTTTGATAGTTTATGGTGGGCGGTAATTACATTAACAACAGTTGGATATGGCGACGTTTACCCAATTACCGTGGGCGGAAAAGTGTTTACCTTTTTTATCCTGATGATTGGTTTGGGCATTGTTGCCATACCTACCGGAATTATTTCTTCCGCCTTAACAAAATCGGTTGATAAGAACGAGGAAAGCAGATAG
- the radC gene encoding DNA repair protein RadC produces the protein MTEKKPSFSIKNWSQDDQPREKLLYKGRAALSDAELVAILIGSGNRDESAVALCKRILSTVDNNLSQLGKLSIKQLMDFKGIGEAKAITIAAALELGRRRRGEEALQKKKITSSTDVFELMQPIIGELEHEEFWIVYLNNSNKVIQKNQLSKGGMTGTLVDVRLVMKNALEVGATGLILVHNHPSGTLKPSEADKEITQKLKLAAQSLDIKVLDHLVVTEKAYFSFADDGIL, from the coding sequence GTGACAGAAAAAAAGCCATCCTTTTCAATAAAAAACTGGAGTCAGGACGACCAGCCCCGCGAAAAACTACTCTACAAAGGCCGAGCCGCCTTGAGCGATGCCGAGTTAGTGGCTATTTTAATTGGTTCGGGAAATAGAGACGAAAGCGCCGTAGCCTTGTGCAAACGGATTTTATCAACCGTTGACAATAATTTAAGCCAGTTGGGAAAACTTTCCATCAAGCAACTTATGGATTTTAAAGGTATTGGCGAGGCCAAAGCCATTACTATTGCGGCAGCGTTGGAATTGGGACGACGACGGCGCGGCGAAGAGGCTCTTCAAAAGAAAAAAATAACCTCCAGCACCGATGTTTTTGAACTCATGCAGCCCATTATTGGCGAGCTGGAGCACGAAGAATTTTGGATTGTTTATTTGAACAACTCCAATAAAGTGATTCAAAAAAACCAATTGAGCAAAGGAGGCATGACGGGTACTTTAGTAGATGTGCGATTGGTGATGAAAAATGCTTTGGAAGTTGGTGCCACAGGCTTGATCTTGGTGCATAACCACCCATCGGGAACTTTAAAACCGAGCGAGGCCGACAAAGAAATCACCCAAAAATTGAAACTGGCCGCACAAAGTTTAGACATAAAGGTTTTGGACCATTTAGTTGTTACCGAAAAAGCCTATTTTAGTTTTGCCGATGATGGGATTTTGTAA